agatacagctatatcagggtcctttcagcaaaatctttctggcgtatgcaatggtatcTGTGTTTATGGCTGATTTCTATCAGGCAGTCAGGAAAGGAAGATCTTGGGTCAAAGATGAATGGGGCAGTGGAAACTGTGGATCTCTGTGGTTCTCAAATCTATAGGAAATGATGTTGAGCCCTGAATTTGTGGCACTTAGGGCAGACCCAGCAGCATAGAATATCCTGAGTCATTTTCACTCTTCAACAGTCATTGTTTTGATTGCTTTCACCTGTTCTCACCTGATCTTTTACTAAGGTTGTCTCACCCCTGTGGCTACACACACAGCAAGGCTCCTATGATCCATATGTGGGGCTTATCATGTCCTTTGTCTCTGTCATTACATGGCTCCCTCCTCCTTGTGGTCTGTTTCAAAGTTTCATCATTTGCAGTAAAATCTCACACATTAGGTTTTATAGATAATTCCTCAAGATTCTGCTCAGGGTCTCTAGAGGCACCTGGGTGTCAGGTCAGTTAGTGCAGGACTGACAGTGACATGGTAAGTGTATGTCACACAGTTAGGACGGGCAACCAggtaagtgttttttgtttgttttgttttttgtgttttttgtttttgtttttttgttttttgtttttaatagtgctTAGATTACAGAGAAAGTATCTTCTGTAGCACAAGGGAGTCCCAGTACAGATGCCCACAGGTCTGATCTGTACAATTACTCAGGAGGGACCAAACACacagaagagaaattaaagagGGGATAACTGAGTAAGAATATGGTAGCTTAGCTTTGAACCCCTTTACCGATTAGAGGTCACAGGATTTAGTGGCTAGTCAGCCTACTCTCAGAGCTTATTAAATAAGAACCCTTCGATCTTCTTGAAGATTCCCGGAAGCTTAAGAAATTAGTTCCTAGGTTATTCTTGTCTACTAAGTGAACACAAGCTATGCAATTGATGTGATGACCACCGAGGCTGAGGCTTTAGCAATGTGATATTTAGGGAAGGGGTTTGACGTTAATTGGACTTAGTGTGGTTCATACTTGGGATCTTGAGTTTAGTTCTGGGATAAGCTGCCTGTCCATGTTCTCTGGATGTGGAACACTGTTGAGAGTAATCGGATGAACAGTGAAAGTATCTCCTTGGCTCTCATGAAGATTCTCATCACACACACTTTCCACACTGGCTTTCCATTCTTAGAAGAACTTTTATACAGTAGCAGTACCAAATAACAATTCTTAGCCTTTGCTCTCAGAAATGAATGAGTTGTTATTTAGATGGATAAATCCCCTTTCCATTAAAGTGACaatgaaaacaaccaaacagttcctcaaacaaaacaaaacagagcaaattACAGATTTGAGCCTTGCCCCGTGTATCTCTGAGTGGGAGATCTTCCAGAGGCAGATCAAAGGGTGATATGAGAAAACTTTCAGGCAATGCAcgctttttaaaaaagtctgaTCACACGTACCCATTTGAATTCGTTATTTAGAACAATTTATAGGTTTAGTGTATGCaaacagtcttttaaaaattagttatacTTTATTGAGTATCTGTGTACTGAGCAACATTCAATATAGTGGCACCTGCAGTGTTAGCTCACTGGAAAGCCAAAAGGAAACCTTCAGTACTACTCATTTAAATATGCATGTTAGCGTAATCTGGACATACTGGGTTAAGCAGGATGAGCAatgttttttcttactttctacACTTTATTAAGCATCTATTGCTCAAACCAGCATAAGGATCCCTTTGCCTAGTTTCTCAATTAAGTTCAAAACACCTCTTTGATATGGGGATGGGTGATTCTTTCTATCCTAACAACGTGCAGGTTAAGGGCTGGAAGAGTTGCCTGATTTGATCAATCAATTTGGCTAGCAAGTGACTAATGAGGTTTTTCACTCTACACATTAAAATTTTATGCTACTATGATTAGCcactttgtttttctgtctctaaaCCACAGAACTTTAATAACACATTTTATGTGAGACAACAGACGGGATTCTGTCCCGTGCTTTAGGAGAAAATCAGGCTTTCTAGTAGATCTGACAACATTCCCAGGTCTGAATCAATCAAAGGGGACCTTGTGTGCTGTGTTCTCGGAATACTGTGGGTCTTTTATACTATTTACATATGTGAATAAAATCACGGAAACTGAGCAACTTAAAAGGAAGGGAAGTAAAGGATTACAGCACGGGAATTTGACAGTAGTGTTGCTCCTTTGTTTTAGGATGTCTGGCAAAGTCACTACATACCCTGTGACCTGGCACTACCTGAATGAGGAAGATGCAGAGCAAAGGCAAACACTGCCAAGGTTGGAGCTCAGCTCCCAGACTCATAGAGTAGTAAATCTCTTTTCTTTACCAAAACTGCCCAGGTGAACGTATAATACTTTTTGTGGGGTGAAGTATCCATAGTTTTTTTCTTGACTTTAATGCTGTTAAATATACTGCCAGGAGTTAGTACTGGAAAGACCTAGAtgggaatctcaaatggcctaaATGATGTTATATGATATAGATGAAGAATCATCTCACTTAAGTACTTAAGTCAATTGTTTTATATAGATATTTGTTGTCTATTGCAAATATAGAAATTCACCCATAAATACTGTTTCTCATCTTGGTATGATCATATATCATTTTCTCTAAAACATGCTTCACTTTCACAAGGATGACGTTTCCTTGGTCTATTTCCTTGGCAGTTTACCACGAAAAGGGGCAAACCATATTGAAGAAGCAGAAAAGCTATGGGGAGGATCATCTTTACATGTGTCTAAAGGGTTAATGTGTAATTGCTTGGGCTAGCAATTGAAACTACTTTAAGGAAATTGAgcctccattttaaaaattacaaatatttcaACGACATTCTCTTATATGGAAAGTGATTATGTCATTTTTAATGGCCTTATTTCCTGAACCTATACTTTCCATATAATGCATTTCTGACTGACAGGAATGTGTTTTCATAATGAGTCTATGTACTAGTCCTAGGAGGCATGACATTTGATCTCAATCAGTTTGTCTAATTCAGCAATCGTGAGAATAAAAGGTACATTCTTCTGATTATTCATTATGAAGAAATATCTGACTATAAGGAATACATGAAATATATCTTCTAACTTTGTTCCACAGGCTAGGAAAACacaaattacaaattaaaaacacatttttaaagtgcATACCATAAGCCATAGGGATACTATTAGAATCATTAATTTGAAGTCATTATGGATCAACATGATTTCATGAAAGCTTGAAGTAAACATAAACACTCAACACCTGCATGGGGAGAGGTGGAAAGAGGAATTGAGAGATGGGCGGGAGGGCAGAGAGATCACTACTGGCAGAAAAATGAAGAATTGATATTTAAGATATGAATAGATATTAGTAAAGCACATAATATttacataaagttattttttcaatGTTAATTTTTTAGGTCATGAAAAATACCACCAAGATGAAAATACTTCAACAATTTGTGAATACAcagaataatatattttataggaATACTACCTCTCATATAGTATCTTACAAGTTAACAGAGCAGTCTGACCAGTGATGCTGGGGCCATCCTACAACCACACAATGGAATCCCCTGGCACTTTCTTCCTCTTGGGCATCCCAGGGTTTCAGTCTTCTTATCTTTGGCTGGCCATCTCACTGAGTACCATGTATAGCATAGCTGTCTTAGGAAATATGCTCATTATCATTGTGATCTGCATGGATTCCACTCTACAAGAGCCTATGTACTTCTTTCTATGTGTTCTGGCTGCTGTGGATATTGTTATGGCTTCTTCTGTGGTACCTAAGATGGTGAGCATCTTCAGTTCAGGAGACAGCTCCATCAGCTTTAATGCCTGTTTCACTCAGATGTACTTTGTCCATGCGGCCACTGCTGTGGAGACAGGTCTGCTACTGGCCATGGCTTTTGATCGCTACGTGGCCATCTGCAAGCCCTTACATTACATGAGAATTCTCACCCGTCATGTGATGCTGGGAATTAGTGTGACTATCACCGTTAGAGCTGTTATTTTTATGACTCCTTTGAGTTGGATGTTGAGTCATTTGCCATTTTGTGCCTCCAATGTAGTTCCTCATTCCTATTGTGAACACATGGCTGTGGCCAAGTTAGCATGTGCTGACCCCATGCCCAGCAGTCTCTACAGTTTGATTTTTTCCTCCATCATTGTGGGCTCAGATGTGGCCTTCATTTCAGCCTCTTATTCTTTGATTCTCAAGGCAGTTTTTGGACTGTCCTCAAGGAATGCACAGTGGAAGGCTTTGAGTACATGTGGCTCTCATGTTGGGGTCATGGCTCTGTACTATCTCCCTGGGATGGCATCCATCTATGTGGCCTGGCTAGGGCAGGACCGAGTTCCACTGCACACTCAAGTGCTATTAGCTGACTTGTACCTGATCATCCCACCCACCTTAAACCCTATCATTTATGGTATTAGGACCAGACAAATCCGGGAGCGGATATGGAGTCTGCTGACACATTGCTTCTTTTCCCAGTGCACTCAAGGTTCATGAACACAAAGCCTCTCCGACCTCCAGTGTTCCAGTCACTGCAAGGATGACTTTAAGGTCTACGGACATGGACAGGCGTAGAGTGTCCTGGCATAACACTTCCACTTCTTAGGAGACTTGGACTGAAGTGACTGTATTTTCTGCTGTATTTATTTAGAATGTTATCAGATTGAAGTTTTGGCAGAGAATGTgatttgctgttttgtttctgtaatttttcttttaaatctttatttcaaTCTAACATCAGTCCCTCTGTTAgtgaaagttattttttttttaccttttcccTCACTAGAATTTTCTTAGGCTTGCCCCTCCCCCGTGTTGTGGTAGAGACTGGTGGATCTTGTTCTCTGGTTCACTGAGGGTTCCATTTTATTTGACTCCCATGTTTATTCCTTATGCAGACATCTCCTCCACCTAGGACAGATTTTAGTTTATCTTATGTGAACTTGGGGTCAATAGTGCTGGCCTGTTTCTAATGAATGATTTGGAAAAAATTCTGAACCACAgtgaaaaacaaaggaacaacaaaaacaaaacaaaacaaaacaaaacaaaccaaccaaccaaacaaacaacccaacacaGGATGGAGAGAATCATGCTCTGGGTCCAACTCTCTTCTGAGAGTCACACAGTTTTATTAGGCAGAGACACATATATTTGATTcttaaagaaactgaaaatcttaATGAGATGAATTTTCTGATATTAAAATTCAAAGTGCTAGGAAAAACTGTAATAGCAAGTTGGCTAACTTCTCCCTTGATTAGCACAAAATGTCTTCCATTTTTTTCCAATTGACCTTAGCTTTACATCTATGAAAAAGCATGGTGTAGTActgacacaaagaaaaaaataagcagtGGAGCAGAATAGGGAGGTCAGACCCAAACTCAGATATGTTTGGTTAACAGATCTGATGCTGGTCATGGTGTTGGGAATGCTGGACATTCAAATGTGAAGCTATCAGATGAGACCCTACCTTACATGATAtgcaaaaagaaattgaaataaaaagataaagagctaATTGGAAGACTGAAAATAATTAAACTAGAGAAAATATTTAGCATTGCAAAGATTTCTTAGACATCATATCCAAAAGTGAAAAACAGATAGATATACCCACAAGGGACAGAAATAATTTTGTGTAACAAAGGACAAAATGGAATGCAAAGGCACCATATAGGTTAgaaggatatatatgtatatgtatatgaatatgtatatgtatatgtatatatatgtatatatattatgtatttaatAAGAACTATTTACCTAGTAAATGATGACATCTTATaattcaacaacaataacaagaaagTAGATACTCGAATGAAAACAGTCCTGTAAGGATGATATGCAAATGACCAGCTAACTCACTTGATGATGCTTTTTGTCACTGGTCATTAGAGAGGTGAAATCTAAAATGACAGTGAGAGAATACAtttgatatgtatgtatgataaTAAAAACCCAACTGAAGCCAAGAAAAAAAGAGGTAAGAACCAACTTTGGGTGAAAATGTGGATAAACTGGACCCCTTTGCATGGTTATTGAAGATGGTGATAGTAAGCTTTCCATGGTGACAGTGTCTGACATCTATGAAATATGAAAAGCAGGGATCACCTGTGATGCAGCAATCCCACTGCAGGTACACTCACATACAATGGAAACCAGGGCTCCAAGCCACAGTGACTGGCACTCACATTCATGGTAGCACATGGATGGCTGACTGTATGAAACCAGGGAAAAGAGTTCTGATGTTGAATCTGCAGCTTCTTTCCTGGTCTTAGGAGCTCTGTGCACTTTCTGTATCTCATGTTCATTGATGAAATGTAGGCATAATAACGGTAGCTACTTCAGCAGACTGCGATAAGCAAATGAGGAAATCTTAGGAAAATACccattagagcagtggttctcaacctatgagtCACGACCCCTTCAGGGATTGAATGATCCATTGACatctaagaccactggaaatatgagatatttacattatgattcataacattaACAAATTTATAGCTATaatatagcaacaaaaacaattttatcacgggggggtgtgtgtcaccactacatgaggaagtgtattaaagggccaAGCCATTGGAAGGTTATAAATCACtgcattgaaaaattaaaaatgttatcaGGGCTGGTattggcccagtgggtaaaggcacatgATGCCATGTCTGACAACCTCAGTTAAATTCCTGGGACTGACGTGATGGAAGGAGGGGACGGACGCctggaagttgttctctgaccttgacATGGAGACTGTGGCATAGGCATGCCACATACAGATAGACAATCAATTagcaaataagtaagtaagtaaataaataaatgaaagaaataaatgtacaCTTGGATCATTCGATTATTTTTCCTAGATGTccgatgtgtgtgtgagtattcaCATGTATGGTGGGCACATGGGACaggcaggtgcatgtgtgtgttcatgcatgtgaagATCAGAACTGGTCCCTTCCTCAGCTCCTCATTCATTAGTCTAATGTTAGGTATCCTCTGGGGACTAGAATACACAAACACTAGTCACTCTCCAGGCTCCTGACTTCTCTCACAGTCTGGAATGCCCAAGAGGCTGAGCACAGAAGAGAGCCAGTCTCTGGAGGAATCTTAGTGTTTGGCTGCTGGGCAGAGGCCAAGAGAAGCAGTGCCCAGGGAAAAGGCAGGATGACAGAGTGTCTCCTGGGAACAGGAGTCCCCCAGTGGGAGGCATCTGAAAAGGACAGTCCTCATAGTAACTCCATTGCCTCCACTCTCCTGTGGTTCCTGTGGTTCCTGCTTTCCTTGATGGTCTTCTGTGAATCTACATATTACTTGGTGTGAGAAATGTGGACTAGTAGGCATACTTAATCAGAAAATGGACGTTGCAAGAGGAAAGCTGTTATGTGGACAACCGAATTAGGAAACAAGAGATTTGATTTAAGAAGTCTTTAGGCTATGGTCACCTCAGAAATGAAGATTCAAGTTCTCAAGCAGACACGTATAAAGGGTCTGGTCAACTCTGGAGGCATTATGGATACCTACAGCTTCCTCTGGAAATGGCGCAAGGGACGGCAGATACGGGAGAAGGAATAGGTAGATAGGATCACTTGTGATCAAGGCAGACTAATGAAAAGGTAACTGCAATATTGGAACGGTAGATACATAGTTTGGGATCGAAGACTTGTTGTGAGAAAAACCCATGCCTTAGGGATGAGATTGTGTCTGTGTAGAGGGGAGGCACTTAGGGAAATGAGGTTACCATGGGCAGCAAGGCAGTATTCAATGAGGTGTGCAGTAGTGTTTTTATCTGGAAAGCATGTTAATTTCGAATTGCTCCATCCTTTATTTGGAACAAAATATCATCTCACATCCTATGATTTATCTAttgatttaaaaatgatttgCCTAGGCGGCTTTTCAGTGATGGACCCTCCAGACATCAAGTGCATCTTCAGAATGGAAGGCAACTGGTGTAAGGATGGAAAGGTTTCTTGGGAGATTTGAGACGAGGCTTTCTGAAAAGTATTCACTCCAAGAAGCAGGAAGCAGTTGTGGCTGCATATGTTGATAGCAGAAACTGTGCAccttagatttatttatcttatacaAGAGCTCATTGAAAAACAAGCATCCATGAAATGATGCTTAAAATGTTACTCGAGTCACAACAGATCTCTAGTGGAGGTCACTATCAATGTTCGTAAGAAAAAATGGAGCAGGGCATAAGGTGAGGATGGCCTCAGATGACAGGTGAGTTCACTTAGAGCAGCTTCTGGGTAGGAGGTGAATGGGTGTGGGCAGTCTCAATCCTTCACTTTACTTCAAATCTATAGACACCAATGTTCAACCCCAAATCTGTAGCATCCCAAACGCAGACTCCGGGCTTAAGGATGCCCAGGCTTATTTTTAACTCTTCTCAATTCTACTTTGAAGTTCTTCTCAGTGCTGCCCTCATCTCTCAGTGATATTTCACTCTGTGATTATATACAACGCAGATCTTATTGACATAGGACTGCTATTTAGTTTAACAGTCTGAGTTTTGGAATCAGTCTGTAAAAGGACAGAGTGTGAGCGCCTCACTGCATTGTAGAATTATTTAGGCACTCATGACAACTCTAAGAGAAACCCCAGGGGTTGATCATGGCAAGACAAATGAAAACCTAATCAGAATGGGTGTTATGTTGGTGAATTTAagttaagtttctttctttcatctttttttaaaagactgtctctttgtgtagccctggctgtcctagaacttgctttgtagaccaggctagcctccatctcaagagatttgcctgcctctacctcctgagtcttgGGATTGAAGGAGAGCACTACCACTACCTGGTGGATttagttattattttaattaggtattttcttcatttacattttcagtgctatctcaaaagtcccccatactcccccccaatcccctacccacccactcccacttcttggccctggcgttcccctgtactgaggcatataacgtttgcaagaccaatgggcctctttttccactgatggccgaccaggccatcttctgatacatatgcagctagagacacgagctccgggggggggggtactggttagttcatattgttgttccacctatagggttgcagacccccttagctccttgggtactttctctagctcctccattggggttcctgtgatccatccaatagctgactgtgagcatccacttctgtgtttgctaggctccggcttagcctcacaagagacagctatatcagggggatgtagttatttttaattttagtctcTGTTGTACTTCCCCACTTGTGTATGCTTTGGAGTTAAAAGGTTAAGCAGTGAAAACCAGACTCATTTGAAAATTTGCTCTACTTTTTGGAAAACTAAGTATTTTATATAGTATTCCATTTGAAATTTCAAAACACCAAAGATAAAACCAAGGCATGAAAAGTTTCTATAATCAGATCAAGGCAAAAACAGGCAGTAAGTGATACATGATGCTTCAAGTTGTGGAAATGTGACTCTAGTAGCAATG
This Mus musculus strain C57BL/6J chromosome 7, GRCm38.p6 C57BL/6J DNA region includes the following protein-coding sequences:
- the Olfr556 gene encoding olfactory receptor 556, yielding MLGPSYNHTMESPGTFFLLGIPGFQSSYLWLAISLSTMYSIAVLGNMLIIIVICMDSTLQEPMYFFLCVLAAVDIVMASSVVPKMVSIFSSGDSSISFNACFTQMYFVHAATAVETGLLLAMAFDRYVAICKPLHYMRILTRHVMLGISVTITVRAVIFMTPLSWMLSHLPFCASNVVPHSYCEHMAVAKLACADPMPSSLYSLIFSSIIVGSDVAFISASYSLILKAVFGLSSRNAQWKALSTCGSHVGVMALYYLPGMASIYVAWLGQDRVPLHTQVLLADLYLIIPPTLNPIIYGIRTRQIRERIWSLLTHCFFSQCTQGS